The Methanoculleus marisnigri JR1 genome window below encodes:
- the fdhF gene encoding formate dehydrogenase subunit alpha, producing MDLKYVQTTCPYCGTGCSFNLVVKDGKVVGTQPYKRSPVNEGKVCPKGTYAHEFVNSPDRLTKPLIKKDGKFVEATWDEAYDLIAQKFKSYKPDEIACLSSARVSNEENYLLMKLARGVFKTRHIDHCARLCHASTVAGLAASFGSGAMTNSILDIAESKCVFVIGSNTFEQHPLIGRKIVQAKLNGAKIIVFDPRYTPTAKQADLYASFYSGTDVAVLNCLMGEIIRNGWEDKEWVSKRAKGYEELKATVTSDTYLPENVEKISGIAAADLKTAAEWIGTAESSALLYSMGITQHTVGVDNVKSTANLQMLTGNIGRRGGGVNALRGQNNVQGACDMGALPVVFTGYQKVIDEAVHKKFADAWGFPDGICEPKNGYEVTVMFNVLTDNPGELKAMYIMGENPMLSDPDLTHAEHALEQLEFLVVQDIFLTETAQHADVVLPATCYAEKEGTQTSTERRVQMWRKAQDPPGEAKVDWQIISEVAAAMGYADQFPYQSAEEIFNEIAALTPSYHGMNYERLNRPEALHWPCPTEDHPGTPILHIGKCSHPDGMGVMHPIEWKPPAEVPDDEYPYILTTGRCLWHWHTGSMTRRSATLDTEVPTGWIEINTEDAKELGIANKEMVRATSRRGTVDVPAKVTDEIKKGVMFMPFHFAECAANRLTNNALDPIAKIPEFKACAVKVEKITEA from the coding sequence ATGGATCTCAAGTATGTACAAACTACATGCCCGTACTGCGGTACGGGGTGCAGCTTCAACCTCGTTGTGAAGGACGGGAAGGTTGTCGGCACACAACCTTACAAGCGTTCTCCGGTCAACGAGGGGAAAGTCTGCCCCAAGGGCACTTACGCTCACGAGTTCGTGAACAGCCCGGACCGCCTCACAAAGCCGCTCATCAAGAAGGACGGCAAGTTCGTCGAGGCGACCTGGGACGAGGCTTACGACCTGATCGCACAGAAGTTCAAGTCGTATAAGCCCGATGAAATCGCCTGCCTCTCCTCAGCCCGTGTCTCAAACGAAGAGAACTACCTGCTGATGAAACTGGCACGCGGCGTCTTCAAGACGCGCCACATCGACCACTGCGCCCGGCTCTGCCACGCATCCACCGTCGCCGGTCTCGCCGCCTCGTTCGGCTCCGGTGCGATGACCAACTCCATCCTCGACATCGCCGAGTCGAAGTGCGTCTTCGTCATCGGGTCCAACACATTCGAGCAGCACCCGCTCATCGGCCGCAAGATCGTTCAGGCAAAGCTGAACGGTGCAAAAATCATCGTGTTCGACCCGCGCTACACGCCGACCGCGAAGCAGGCGGATCTCTATGCATCCTTCTACTCCGGCACCGATGTGGCCGTCCTCAACTGCCTGATGGGAGAGATCATCAGGAACGGATGGGAGGACAAGGAATGGGTCTCGAAGCGTGCAAAGGGATACGAGGAACTCAAAGCGACGGTGACGAGCGACACCTATCTCCCCGAGAACGTCGAGAAGATCTCCGGCATTGCTGCTGCGGACCTCAAGACCGCAGCCGAATGGATCGGTACCGCTGAATCCTCCGCGCTCCTCTACTCGATGGGCATCACCCAGCACACCGTCGGCGTCGACAACGTCAAGTCGACCGCTAACCTCCAGATGCTGACCGGAAACATCGGCAGGCGTGGTGGCGGCGTGAACGCACTCCGTGGCCAGAACAACGTTCAGGGCGCCTGCGACATGGGTGCGCTCCCGGTCGTCTTCACCGGCTACCAGAAGGTCATCGACGAGGCCGTCCACAAGAAGTTCGCCGACGCCTGGGGCTTCCCCGACGGCATCTGCGAGCCGAAGAACGGCTACGAAGTCACCGTCATGTTCAACGTCCTGACCGACAACCCCGGCGAGCTCAAGGCGATGTACATCATGGGCGAGAACCCGATGCTCTCCGACCCGGACCTCACCCACGCGGAGCACGCACTCGAGCAACTCGAGTTCCTGGTCGTCCAGGATATCTTCCTGACCGAGACCGCCCAGCACGCAGACGTCGTGCTGCCCGCCACCTGCTACGCAGAGAAGGAAGGTACCCAGACCTCCACCGAGCGGCGTGTCCAGATGTGGCGCAAGGCCCAGGACCCGCCCGGCGAGGCGAAGGTCGACTGGCAGATCATCAGCGAAGTGGCGGCCGCCATGGGCTACGCCGACCAGTTCCCCTACCAGAGCGCCGAGGAGATCTTCAACGAGATCGCCGCCCTCACGCCGTCCTACCACGGGATGAACTACGAGCGGCTCAACCGGCCCGAAGCACTCCACTGGCCCTGCCCCACGGAAGACCACCCCGGCACACCCATCCTGCACATCGGCAAGTGTTCGCACCCCGATGGCATGGGCGTGATGCACCCCATCGAGTGGAAACCGCCGGCGGAAGTCCCCGACGATGAGTACCCCTACATCCTCACCACCGGCCGCTGCCTCTGGCACTGGCACACCGGGTCCATGACCCGCCGCTCCGCGACCCTCGATACCGAGGTCCCGACCGGCTGGATCGAGATCAACACCGAGGACGCAAAAGAACTCGGTATAGCGAACAAGGAGATGGTCCGTGCGACCTCCCGCCGTGGCACGGTGGACGTCCCCGCGAAAGTGACCGACGAGATCAAGAAGGGCGTCATGTTCATGCCGTTCCACTTCGCCGAGTGTGCAGCGAACAGACTGACGAACAACGCACTCGACCCGATCGCGAAGATCCCTGAGTTCAAGGCCTGTGCTGTGAAGGTCGAGAAGATTACGGAGGCCTGA
- a CDS encoding Coenzyme F420 hydrogenase/dehydrogenase, beta subunit C-terminal domain, with translation MVAKGDMFYTWAADADVLKKGECGGAITALQQYALKSGMVDAVLAVRKGADLYDAVPTVITNPAEIAETAGSLHCGTLLLSKLVKDYLDNNRTAKLGVTVKGCDTMGLIELAKRNAVDMDRLLLLGVNCGGSVSPVLARKMIREKFEVDPDAVHKEEIDKGQFIIEYEGGHKGIKIDDLEDEGYGRRSNCRRCLYKVPRQADLACGNWGVIGEKAGNATFVEVCSEKGAKLLDAAAKAGAVATEPANPKGIEIRGKVEGAMLNLGNKWRKKDFEALASDLWGTIGRETGRCIKCYSCIENCPVCFPVADELKGNSRMVTSGEVPPNPMFHLRRFAHISDSCINCGQCEELCPMDIPLALFSHAVRTEGDTTFEPKLGKAPYTN, from the coding sequence ATGGTAGCTAAAGGCGATATGTTCTACACGTGGGCGGCAGACGCCGATGTGCTGAAGAAGGGGGAGTGCGGGGGTGCGATCACCGCCCTGCAGCAGTATGCCCTTAAGTCCGGTATGGTGGACGCAGTCCTTGCCGTCAGGAAGGGTGCGGACCTCTACGACGCGGTGCCGACCGTGATCACCAATCCTGCGGAGATCGCAGAGACGGCGGGCTCGCTCCACTGCGGAACGCTCCTGCTCTCGAAACTGGTGAAGGACTACCTCGATAACAACAGGACCGCGAAGCTCGGCGTCACCGTCAAGGGCTGCGACACGATGGGCCTCATCGAACTCGCAAAGCGGAATGCGGTCGATATGGATCGCCTCCTCCTGCTCGGCGTGAACTGCGGCGGCTCCGTCAGCCCGGTCCTGGCCCGCAAGATGATCCGCGAGAAGTTCGAGGTCGACCCTGATGCGGTCCACAAAGAGGAGATCGACAAGGGCCAGTTCATCATCGAGTATGAGGGCGGTCATAAAGGGATCAAGATCGACGATCTCGAGGACGAGGGTTACGGCCGCCGCAGCAACTGCCGCCGGTGCCTCTACAAGGTCCCGCGCCAGGCGGATCTCGCCTGCGGGAACTGGGGCGTCATCGGGGAGAAAGCCGGGAACGCCACCTTCGTCGAGGTCTGCTCCGAGAAGGGCGCAAAACTTCTGGATGCGGCCGCAAAAGCCGGGGCCGTCGCCACCGAGCCCGCGAACCCGAAGGGGATCGAGATCCGCGGCAAGGTCGAGGGAGCAATGCTGAATCTCGGCAACAAATGGCGGAAGAAGGACTTCGAAGCGCTCGCCTCCGACCTCTGGGGAACCATCGGCCGCGAGACCGGCCGGTGCATCAAGTGCTACTCCTGCATCGAGAACTGCCCGGTCTGCTTCCCGGTTGCCGATGAACTCAAAGGAAACTCCCGGATGGTCACTTCGGGAGAGGTTCCGCCGAACCCGATGTTCCATCTTCGCAGGTTTGCGCACATCTCGGACTCCTGCATCAACTGCGGCCAGTGCGAAGAGCTCTGCCCGATGGATATCCCGCTTGCGCTCTTCTCCCACGCCGTCAGGACCGAGGGCGACACTACGTTCGAGCCCAAACTCGGGAAGGCACCCTACACCAACTAA
- the fdhF gene encoding formate dehydrogenase subunit alpha: MTLKYVPTTCPYCGTGCSFNLVVQDGKVVGTAPYRRSPVNEGKVCPKGTYAHEFVNSPDRLTKPLIKKNGKFEEATWDEAYDLIARKFKSYKPDEFAALASARVSNEENYLLMKFTRGVMKSRHIDHCARLCHASTVAGLAASFGSGAMTNSILDIADSKCVFILGSNTFEQHPLIGRKVMQAKKNGAKIIYADPRYTATAKQADLYMPFVSGSDVAILNCMMQEIIKNGWEDREFIANRTKDYEKLKEVVMKDTYSLENVSKISGIPAESLKTAAEWFGTAESSALLYSMGITQHTVGVDNVRSTANLQMLTGNLGKRGGGVNALRGQNNVQGACDMGALPVVFTGYQKVIDEAAHKKFADAWGFSDGICEPKNGYEVTVMMDILTDNPGELKCMYIMGENPMLSDPDLTHVRHAIESLEFLVVQDIFLTETAELADVVLPAACYAERDGTQTSTERRVQMWRKAQDPPGEAKVDWQIISELAAKMGYAAQFPYRSAEEIFSEIAALTPSYHGMNYERLNKPEALHWPCPAVDHPGTPILHIGKFSHPDGMGVFAPLEWKPPAEVPDAEYPFVLTTGRVLWHWHTGTMTRRSATLDHEVPTGWIEINPEDAQALGIKNKEMIRAVTRRGSVDVPARVTRDIMKGVMFMPFHFKECAANVLTNNALDPVAKIPEFKACAVKVEKITEA, from the coding sequence ATGACGTTGAAGTATGTTCCCACAACATGTCCTTATTGCGGCACCGGCTGCAGTTTCAACCTTGTCGTCCAGGACGGCAAAGTTGTTGGAACGGCACCCTACCGCCGCTCACCCGTGAACGAGGGAAAGGTCTGCCCGAAGGGCACCTACGCTCATGAGTTCGTGAACAGCCCGGACCGCCTGACGAAGCCGCTCATCAAGAAGAACGGCAAATTCGAGGAAGCAACCTGGGACGAGGCCTACGACCTGATCGCCCGGAAATTCAAGTCGTACAAGCCCGATGAGTTCGCGGCGCTTGCATCGGCCCGTGTCTCCAACGAAGAGAACTACCTGCTGATGAAGTTCACCCGCGGCGTCATGAAGTCCCGGCACATCGACCACTGTGCCCGTCTCTGCCATGCGTCCACCGTCGCCGGCCTCGCCGCCTCGTTCGGCTCCGGTGCGATGACCAACTCCATCCTCGACATCGCCGACTCCAAGTGTGTCTTCATCCTCGGGTCCAACACATTCGAGCAGCACCCCCTCATCGGCCGCAAGGTCATGCAGGCCAAGAAAAACGGTGCAAAAATCATCTACGCCGACCCACGCTACACCGCGACCGCAAAGCAGGCCGATCTCTACATGCCGTTTGTGTCCGGCAGTGATGTCGCCATCCTCAACTGCATGATGCAGGAGATCATCAAGAACGGCTGGGAAGACAGGGAGTTCATCGCCAACCGGACGAAGGACTACGAGAAACTCAAGGAAGTCGTCATGAAAGACACTTACAGCCTTGAGAACGTCTCGAAGATCTCCGGTATTCCCGCCGAAAGCCTCAAGACCGCCGCCGAGTGGTTCGGCACCGCTGAATCCTCAGCGCTCCTCTACTCGATGGGTATCACCCAGCACACCGTCGGCGTCGACAACGTCCGGTCGACCGCAAACCTCCAGATGCTCACCGGCAACCTGGGCAAGCGCGGCGGCGGCGTGAACGCGCTCCGTGGCCAGAACAACGTCCAGGGCGCCTGCGACATGGGTGCTCTCCCGGTCGTCTTCACCGGCTACCAGAAGGTCATCGACGAGGCCGCCCATAAGAAGTTCGCCGACGCCTGGGGCTTTTCCGACGGCATCTGCGAGCCGAAGAACGGCTACGAGGTCACCGTCATGATGGACATCCTGACCGACAATCCCGGCGAGCTCAAGTGCATGTACATCATGGGCGAGAACCCGATGCTCTCGGACCCGGACCTGACCCACGTCAGGCACGCCATTGAGAGTCTGGAGTTCCTGGTCGTCCAGGATATCTTCCTGACCGAGACCGCCGAACTCGCCGACGTCGTTCTGCCTGCGGCATGTTACGCGGAGCGCGACGGCACCCAGACCAGCACCGAGCGGCGTGTCCAGATGTGGCGCAAGGCCCAGGACCCGCCCGGCGAGGCGAAGGTCGACTGGCAGATCATCAGCGAGCTCGCCGCGAAGATGGGCTACGCTGCCCAGTTCCCCTACCGGAGTGCCGAAGAGATCTTCAGCGAGATCGCCGCCCTCACCCCGTCCTACCACGGGATGAACTACGAACGGCTCAACAAGCCTGAGGCCCTGCACTGGCCCTGCCCCGCAGTCGACCACCCCGGCACCCCGATCCTGCACATCGGCAAGTTCTCGCATCCCGACGGCATGGGCGTCTTTGCGCCCCTCGAGTGGAAACCGCCGGCGGAAGTCCCCGACGCGGAGTATCCGTTCGTGCTCACGACCGGCCGTGTCCTCTGGCACTGGCACACCGGCACCATGACCCGCCGGTCTGCAACGCTCGACCATGAGGTCCCGACCGGCTGGATCGAGATCAATCCCGAGGATGCGCAGGCGCTCGGCATCAAGAACAAGGAAATGATCCGTGCCGTCACCCGCCGTGGGTCCGTCGACGTCCCCGCGAGGGTGACCAGAGACATCATGAAGGGTGTCATGTTCATGCCGTTCCACTTCAAGGAATGTGCCGCGAACGTCCTGACGAACAACGCACTCGATCCCGTAGCAAAGATCCCCGAGTTCAAGGCCTGTGCTGTGAAGGTCGAGAAGATTACGGAGGCCTGA
- a CDS encoding hydantoinase/oxoprolinase family protein: MIGIDIGGANLKVVDDTGVHIHYCPLWQGAPLADLLKPYAGKPAAVVMSGELADCFASKMDGIRWIVEAVQEVIPGAVFYGTDAAFHTRPVPALAAANWLASADYLRENYADAVLLDVGSTTADVISLNRFEDLKGLTDTRRLQEQYLVYTGMLRTNVATLVSSVMLDGTATPVSTEYFAASGDAHLLLGHIAPEDYTSPAPDDGEKTPEAALRRLARVVCADLDEIGRDGALAVARQFWDAQRTLIARAVEHAVSRSGSGRLITAGIGADLFARELGGVTLEEEIGEVSDALPAYAVREVALRRSGGA, translated from the coding sequence ATGATCGGGATCGACATCGGCGGCGCGAACCTCAAGGTCGTCGACGATACCGGCGTGCATATCCACTACTGCCCCCTCTGGCAGGGCGCGCCGCTCGCCGATCTCCTCAAACCCTATGCCGGAAAACCCGCCGCCGTGGTGATGAGCGGGGAGCTTGCCGACTGCTTTGCGAGCAAGATGGACGGCATCCGGTGGATCGTCGAAGCGGTGCAGGAGGTCATTCCCGGCGCCGTCTTCTACGGCACCGACGCGGCGTTCCATACCCGGCCGGTTCCGGCCCTTGCCGCCGCGAACTGGCTGGCGTCGGCCGACTACCTGCGGGAGAACTACGCCGACGCGGTGCTCCTCGACGTGGGAAGCACCACCGCCGACGTCATCTCCCTGAACCGTTTTGAGGACCTCAAGGGGCTGACCGACACCCGGCGGCTGCAGGAGCAGTACCTCGTCTACACCGGCATGCTCCGGACGAACGTCGCGACGCTGGTATCGTCGGTCATGCTCGACGGGACGGCGACCCCGGTGAGCACCGAGTACTTCGCCGCAAGCGGCGACGCGCACCTCCTGCTCGGCCACATCGCCCCGGAGGACTACACCTCGCCTGCACCCGACGACGGCGAGAAGACCCCCGAAGCGGCGCTCCGGAGACTTGCCCGGGTGGTCTGCGCCGATCTCGACGAGATAGGGCGGGACGGAGCGTTGGCGGTCGCCCGGCAGTTCTGGGATGCCCAGCGAACACTGATCGCCCGCGCAGTAGAGCATGCGGTATCCCGGAGCGGTTCCGGGCGGCTGATCACGGCCGGCATCGGAGCGGACCTCTTTGCCCGAGAACTCGGCGGCGTTACGCTTGAAGAGGAGATCGGGGAGGTCTCGGACGCACTGCCGGCATACGCGGTCAGGGAGGTGGCGCTACGGCGATCCGGTGGAGCCTGA
- a CDS encoding ATP-grasp domain-containing protein yields MKVFLAEYSVCNDPELAPEGAAMLAAISESFERCGYDVVTPESPDFEGEIKRLAPECDVGMVIAPDHLLFRYTHLLEGLTHNVGCGSMNAAVCANKQRTADILSRNGIAVPPAAGEGRRVVKPIMGCGALGVRLTDEEPGAGEFAQAYVEGEALSVSLVGSRVTGNVCEFYTGAAPLLLAVNRQEIAVADDGRFLYLGGETPVHPDREEEIVDAAVRAMNVLGCQGYAGIDVVVGDRIYVVDVNPRPTTSLVGITAVMEEEIADILVAASHGEAPAEVHLSGRVRFDKDGGLHRL; encoded by the coding sequence ATGAAGGTCTTTCTCGCCGAATACTCCGTATGCAACGACCCCGAGCTTGCGCCCGAGGGCGCCGCCATGCTCGCCGCCATAAGCGAGAGTTTTGAGCGGTGCGGTTACGACGTGGTGACGCCGGAGAGCCCCGACTTCGAGGGCGAGATCAAAAGGCTCGCGCCGGAGTGCGACGTGGGCATGGTCATCGCACCGGATCATCTCCTCTTCCGGTACACGCATCTCCTCGAAGGGTTGACCCACAACGTCGGGTGCGGGAGCATGAACGCGGCGGTCTGCGCCAACAAGCAGCGGACGGCAGATATCCTCTCCCGGAACGGTATAGCCGTCCCCCCCGCTGCCGGGGAAGGGAGGAGAGTCGTCAAACCGATCATGGGCTGCGGCGCCCTGGGTGTCCGGCTGACGGATGAGGAGCCGGGAGCCGGTGAGTTTGCACAGGCCTACGTCGAAGGAGAGGCGCTGAGCGTGAGCCTGGTGGGGAGCAGGGTGACCGGCAACGTCTGCGAGTTCTACACGGGCGCCGCGCCGCTCCTGCTCGCCGTCAACCGGCAGGAGATCGCCGTCGCGGACGACGGGAGGTTCCTCTACCTCGGGGGAGAGACGCCCGTCCATCCCGATCGCGAGGAGGAGATCGTCGATGCCGCCGTGCGGGCGATGAACGTCCTCGGGTGCCAGGGGTACGCCGGGATCGACGTCGTCGTCGGTGACCGGATCTACGTCGTGGACGTCAACCCGAGGCCCACGACCAGCCTGGTCGGCATCACGGCCGTCATGGAAGAGGAGATCGCCGATATCCTTGTTGCAGCGTCGCACGGCGAGGCCCCGGCGGAGGTGCACCTCTCCGGGAGGGTGCGGTTCGACAAGGACGGGGGGCTTCACCGGCTATGA
- the surE gene encoding 5'/3'-nucleotidase SurE, with amino-acid sequence MKPKILLTNDDGITSTGLWAAYDALAPIADVTVVAPATQQSAVGRSISIFEPIRANQVTMNGVTAYSVGGKPTDAVIIGLFALRLNPDLVVSGVNIGENLSFESIMTSGTVGAALEAANQGVPSLAFSLQVEDQGDKFDDPSRIIDRYSDAKRVVRETCERVLANGFPGKAHVINVNIPARVRGGYEITRLAEKLFYTGVEERLDPRGRPYYWIDGPLYEDAEEGTDVHAVQRGNVSITPITLDCTAYAAADELKAIFDGMHI; translated from the coding sequence ATGAAGCCCAAGATTCTGCTCACCAACGACGACGGGATAACCTCTACGGGACTCTGGGCGGCATACGACGCGCTCGCGCCGATCGCCGACGTCACCGTGGTCGCGCCCGCCACCCAGCAGAGCGCCGTAGGAAGGTCCATCTCCATCTTCGAGCCTATCCGTGCGAATCAGGTGACGATGAACGGCGTGACCGCCTACTCGGTCGGCGGGAAACCGACCGATGCCGTGATCATCGGGCTGTTCGCGCTGCGCCTGAACCCCGACCTCGTGGTCAGCGGGGTCAACATCGGCGAGAACCTCTCGTTCGAGTCGATCATGACCTCGGGAACCGTCGGGGCCGCACTCGAGGCGGCGAACCAGGGGGTGCCGTCTCTTGCCTTCTCGCTCCAGGTGGAGGACCAGGGCGACAAGTTCGACGACCCCTCGCGGATCATCGACCGGTACTCCGACGCGAAGAGGGTGGTCCGCGAGACCTGCGAGAGGGTGCTTGCAAACGGGTTCCCCGGAAAAGCTCACGTCATCAACGTGAATATCCCGGCACGGGTGCGCGGGGGATACGAGATCACCCGTCTTGCCGAGAAGCTCTTCTACACCGGCGTGGAGGAGCGCCTCGACCCGCGCGGCCGTCCCTACTACTGGATCGACGGGCCGCTATACGAGGATGCGGAGGAGGGCACCGACGTGCACGCGGTGCAGAGGGGCAACGTCTCCATCACGCCGATCACGCTCGACTGCACGGCTTATGCCGCCGCGGACGAACTCAAGGCCATCTTCGACGGTATGCATATCTGA
- the rpiA gene encoding ribose-5-phosphate isomerase RpiA: MSAEKRNAGYRAAEEVEDGMVVGLGTGSTVFFAMERLGKRIAEDRLSIAGVPTSYQAAIRARRYGIPLTSLDEYPELDIAIDGADQVDPALCLIKGRGAALLREKCVCDAAQRAVIVVDGTKMVEALNAPVPVEVLPFAVEAVSRRLAALGADPVLREAVKKDGPVVTDNGNFILDCSFGTIADPGRLETAIASIPGTLECGLFSAYTEKITVIVGEEKGCSVVSLH; this comes from the coding sequence ATGAGTGCAGAAAAGCGGAACGCAGGCTACCGGGCGGCAGAAGAGGTCGAGGACGGGATGGTCGTCGGACTCGGCACCGGGTCGACCGTCTTCTTCGCGATGGAGCGGCTGGGCAAGCGGATAGCAGAGGACCGGCTCTCCATTGCCGGCGTCCCGACGTCCTACCAGGCGGCCATCCGGGCACGCCGGTACGGCATCCCCCTCACGAGCCTCGACGAGTATCCCGAACTCGATATCGCCATCGACGGGGCCGACCAGGTCGATCCGGCTCTCTGCCTGATCAAGGGGCGCGGTGCCGCGCTCCTCCGGGAGAAGTGCGTCTGCGACGCGGCACAAAGAGCGGTCATCGTCGTTGATGGGACAAAGATGGTGGAGGCCCTGAACGCGCCCGTGCCGGTCGAGGTGCTCCCGTTCGCCGTGGAGGCGGTCTCGCGCCGGCTTGCGGCGCTCGGTGCCGACCCGGTCCTCCGGGAAGCGGTGAAGAAAGACGGGCCGGTCGTCACCGACAACGGCAACTTCATCCTCGACTGCAGTTTCGGGACGATCGCGGACCCCGGGCGCCTGGAGACGGCGATTGCCTCGATCCCCGGTACACTGGAGTGCGGCCTGTTCTCGGCCTACACAGAAAAAATAACGGTTATTGTCGGTGAGGAGAAGGGTTGCAGCGTCGTATCACTGCATTGA
- a CDS encoding TrmB family transcriptional regulator, with protein sequence MRSDKVRYFTPRDEELAELLMGIGIKRNVSKVLVYLANIEEATSRDIERGTDLRQPEVSIAMRYLKECNWIDTRESKSESKGRPVKIYTLSRSITEIMDTIEKEKKKEARHQLDLIQKMRECISMQ encoded by the coding sequence ATGAGGTCCGATAAGGTACGGTATTTTACGCCACGCGATGAAGAACTCGCCGAGCTCCTGATGGGTATCGGAATCAAACGAAACGTCTCCAAAGTGCTCGTATACCTGGCAAATATCGAGGAAGCGACATCCCGGGACATCGAGCGCGGCACCGATCTCCGCCAGCCCGAAGTCAGCATCGCCATGCGCTACCTCAAAGAATGTAACTGGATCGATACCCGCGAGAGCAAGTCGGAGAGCAAAGGAAGGCCGGTGAAGATCTACACGCTCTCGCGCTCAATAACGGAGATCATGGATACAATCGAGAAAGAAAAGAAGAAGGAAGCCCGGCATCAGTTAGACCTCATCCAGAAGATGCGGGAATGCATCTCAATGCAGTGA
- a CDS encoding TATA-box-binding protein gives MNEHRPEESLKIENIVASAKVTDSLDLPSLASRLKDAEYNKKRFPGVVLRMQDPKIAALVFGSGKVVLTGAKSIDNLSRGLQILADQLRALDIDIPENPEYKIQNIVTSADLGTPINLNKIAVGFNLDKIEYEPEQFPGLVYRLDDPKVVVLLFGSGKLIITGGKVPEDAQRAVKRILSELSSLGLI, from the coding sequence ATGAATGAGCACAGACCAGAGGAGTCCCTCAAGATAGAAAATATCGTCGCTTCCGCGAAAGTGACGGATTCTCTTGATCTGCCTTCTCTTGCTTCCCGGCTGAAGGACGCGGAATACAATAAAAAGCGGTTCCCCGGCGTCGTTCTCCGGATGCAGGACCCGAAAATCGCCGCGCTCGTCTTCGGTTCCGGCAAGGTCGTCCTGACCGGTGCAAAGAGCATCGACAACCTCTCCCGGGGCCTGCAAATCCTCGCCGATCAGTTGCGGGCGCTCGACATCGACATCCCCGAGAACCCTGAGTATAAGATCCAGAACATCGTCACGTCCGCAGACCTCGGGACGCCGATCAACCTCAATAAGATCGCCGTGGGCTTCAATCTGGACAAGATCGAGTACGAGCCCGAACAGTTCCCCGGGCTCGTATACCGGCTCGACGACCCCAAGGTGGTCGTCCTCCTGTTCGGGTCCGGCAAACTGATCATCACGGGCGGCAAGGTGCCCGAGGATGCCCAGCGTGCGGTAAAGCGGATTCTCTCCGAACTCTCCAGTCTCGGTCTCATCTGA